Proteins encoded together in one Qingshengfaniella alkalisoli window:
- the ccmD gene encoding heme exporter protein CcmD, translating to MLPELGKYAGTVLAAYGTSAVLLIGLVLLSLRRSRVVRRQLERIERERH from the coding sequence ATGCTACCTGAACTGGGAAAATACGCCGGCACGGTTCTGGCCGCGTATGGCACGAGCGCGGTGCTGTTGATCGGACTGGTCCTGCTCAGCCTGCGCCGGAGCCGCGTTGTCCGTCGACAACTCGAACGTATCGAACGGGAGCGTCACTGA